The DNA region TTTATTAAAGGTTATTCAGGGTCAATCAGACAGGTCGACTTGTTTCACCATTTgcaataatttattttgttttctgtgtttattttttttccactggAAGAATCCACTGTCGGGGTGGATccatgtacatatatatacacagtcgTTTTCATAAACACtacatgttttcactttgcatCACCTCCTTTGTAggtgaaaacaggaaaacaagtCGACTTAATCTTCTGACTGAGATATTCCCATCGTGATTTGGGAATAGTCTTAAAGCAAACGCTATTGttgcacacgcaaacacacacttacacttgAACAGTTATTCTTCAGACCAGAACAATTGTACAGTATAGCAGCGATATCCTGTAAATAGATGAAACTACCTTCCAGACGGATGATAAGCTCAGTATCCTGTAGTTAGGTGGCATTAGAGAGTAATAGGACAAAGTTATAATATTGAGACTTGCAGAGCTTCTGTGTTTCATATACATTTGGCTGTGGACCGCAGCACCATTAATTAACAATGCTCATAACACACAGGCAAATAAAAGTCATCTTTTGTGTTGCTTTATCAGACTTGAGTTGTGTCGGTGGTGCAGCAAAGCACTACAGGGTCAAATTGAAGCGGtaactttctctctcctccgggTTCAGACCACAGTGATCAGAGTGTCGAGCAAGAATGCCTGTGCCTTTTTTAAGGGTTTTTGTAGCAGAGAgaaatttctacattttcaaCTTTTGGGGAAAAACTACATGAACGAACATTGTCAGATTCTTTCCGTTTGATATTCAACACCCTGAATATCAGCGGCTGTCTTTTATAAACACCAACAGTGCCAGTTGCTGTACATTGAAACTATGTTTTGTTTACTCTGTAACCGTACTGCATATTATCAGGGAAGAATAATGTGACGCACTGTCCTTTCAGTTTAAACTACACCCCCTGGTGGCGATGTGGAAGCACAACATTTCTCATGacagaaaatcaaaacaacattttttttaattctctgtcCAAGCATTTTAAGGCAGCCTCTTGTGATTATTTAGTCTGTGAATCAATGAATTCCATCATGTAGcatgtttgtatgtatttgtttggtacaatgtttttattttttatttgtctggtTATCTTTTATATTGTTACTAATGGGATAAGAGGTCTTATTCGTCCACCACATTGTCGATGTCAttcgttttatttttatacataatGCATTCATCATCCAAATAGAGTGTGGAGTCAGGTGTTTGCTCACAGAACCCAAACTACTTACATTTGTTAAGTgaaatgctgtttgtttgttttgtctctctGGCATTAAGACAACCTTGATAAGATGTTGGTGCCTTTCAGGTCAGAGCCTTTTCTTCTGATGCTACTGTGCTGTAATCAGGGACTTTCAATCCAGGTCCCATGTTATTGCAATATACACACTGTAGCTGTGTGATAATTACTGCTCAAAAgattttaacattaaaatgattttttcttttcaagtaTGTGCTCAGTACTTCTTTCCCACATCAAACCCATTTATCATTGGACTTACTGAATttcattaatattatatatgatagtaCAGTGctagtggtggaggaagtaaaTGGACCACAACAACTTTTCTTCCTGAGTAGAAGTTACTAAATACTAACTTTTGAATATAttcaaagtattaaaagtaaaagaacTTGCAGAGTCTAGTCTATTCCCAGTACAACACTCTACTATAGTATTATGTCTGAGTCTTGGTGGTGGCTTCTGAATTCATTTCAGGAGTCTCCTCTTCACCAGTGATgccgctgctgcaggaggcggagtctcACAGAAGGGAGTACAGATATATGCGGATAAATGCAGTGgagtaaaattataaataaatctactcaagtaaagcACAGATATATGTCTTTTGTGCTATTGATAAAATTATATAACTGTTAATGCTAAATCGATATTGAAACTAAAACCCCTCAACCACCACATCTTCTACACGTCCTCTCCTGCTACACTTTAAGTACAGtaccaaccctaaccctaaccctaacccaccacTGCAAAGAAGGTGTTACAGAAACAGTGAGGACGAAAGCGAGTGCTCTATCagctctgtgtttatttgttttcatacaCTGCACATAACAATAACATTGTTAAATACTGTAATGGAAGTGTCAGAGTACaagaaaatcattaaaaaaaaggaaaaccaaagaaaaacaattatcactcatgtcaaaatgtaaaaaagcacAACTTCATAGACTGCAAATGTTcttcaaataaatgaaatgataaagATGGGAATAAATGCGCATCGTTTGAACTTCTCTGTACTTAAGGCATACTCTAATTGCAAATAATCAACTGATTTAAGGGACAGAGAGGGTCATATATGAAGGATATTAGTGCTCAAAATTAAGTCCAAAGAGGCAAATAGATGCCATCTCCCTCTTTATTTTGGTACTTTGTCTGTATGCATGCACATgtgtcagtgcatgtgtgtgtgtgtgtgtgtgtgtgtgtgtgtgtgtgtgtgtgtgtgtgtgtgtgtgtgtgtgtggagagaatAAATCTCTGCATCTGAACCTGTGTGCTCCCTTTATGACctgtagatagatagaaatatgGGGAGGAATCCCTTTGGCCTTGATAACATGGGAAGCATCATGTGCACGTCATGTGCTAGAGGGTCGGTGCAACGATAAGTAATCTTCCCTTTTGACACAGTTCATTTCAGATAAGACACTGTCACCGCTCTGCAGGAAAGACCACAAATATGggcctaaaaataaaaatcaaaactGTGCAAATTCAAACCAATACAAACCGAGCCTGTGCCTCGACACTAGCACGTGATAAATGGTTCAAAGATCATGTGCAACGAGGTACTTGCTTATTATTATCAATTACTTCAGTGAGGTGTTCTTCATGCAATTTGTTCCTCAGCCATTTACTGTACATGTTCATCCCTAAACTCTGGAACGCAACATCTCAAGTCAGTCGGGCAAGAAAGCAAAACATTGTGAAGAAACAAGTGTTACAGTGCAATGACCTGGCCTGTGCTACATTACAACCCTGTACAGTACAATGAATACAGTTTCCTCTATCGGGGGACCAAGACCGCAGTCCACACTTCTCAAATACCTCCACAGCAACACAGACAATCATACTGAACCTGCAGGTTTAAAAAAGTaagcatttaaataaaaaactaaataaaaataaactagaaAATGCAACCAAGAAGTCAGGTAAGCAGAACTGTTGAGTTAGGAGTCATGATAATGTCTCATATTCTTCAAGGAAATTAAAATTCTTTTTACGGCATCAATTAaccttttgttttctgtcagtgtgttaaGTTACGTCAGGTTATTCCAAACAGAAGTGCACGTCCTACCATAGGAGGAAACCACCGCTTTTAAATACATAGTCATAATGTTAACATATATTCCTTCTCCTTAAATGTAAACCAATGTTTCTATATATTAACTGTATTATTTGTCATTATCATCATAGCACTTAACTGTCGTTACAATTTTCTACCAATGCTTCACTGTCGCTGCTGTGGTGGCAAAGTAAACTCACAGCAGATGAAGATCTGGGGGGTTATGTTTTGTGGAAcggggagggtgggggcagaAGGTCAGATGGGGCAGGGTTACTGTATTTGacaggtggtggaggaggttgcCTGGCAACACATGCAGGTGGGGTTGACTGATTTGGGCAGAATCAGATCCAGGTCCTCGTCGTCTGGGATCTCGTCGAGGCGGTAACCGTCTTTCAGCAGCTGGATGTTCAGGTCCTGGTTGATTtgctggaggagggaggagggaggaggggggggagaagaggtTACAGCAATGCCTGCCCGTAAAGAGCCAAACAGACGGTGCATACTCTTTCTAATGTGGTGCATTAGTCGTATGGCAAACATGTGGCTAGATTCAGCTacatgttagcttagcataaagactggaaacacagCTCGCCTTGCTCTGTCCACAGGCAACAGAATCCAACCACCAACACCTCTAAAATTGACCAAGTAGAATCAAACTGAAGTGGATTAACAACGATTTGCTGTGTGTCAGGACAGGGAGGTTTCAAAAGGCAGAGGGGGGAGGAATGAGCCTGCTGATTGTAATGAGATGCATCATATGTGAGTTAAAAGGCCTCATTTACCAAGTGAAAAAAGAACCAACCTGGTGATGACAACATACATTTAACTGTTGGCAGATTAAGACAAAGTGCCgtgtaaaaatattaaaactctCAGGAACTTTCACAGATGGCTGTGAGCAGCATCGCTTGGATCTTTGCAATGAACATGATCACAACTACTCGGTCCgagtgtgatttttttttcacacaaagATTTTGCATGAAAAACTGAAGCAATATCTTCATTTAAATTTCTAGCATCACTCCTCATATGTAATAACTGTCATCTCTGCAATATCAACTTCAAAATACCCAAACAAGGTCACATGAGACCTGGTGTAATGTTTGATGACCAGTTAACCTTCTCAGATCCTGTTGcatctgtctgtggctctgaaTCAGACTTTACCTGACTCAGAGTCCCACTCGACTCTTGGTGCAGCCCCTGGGTATCGCTCGCCCCTCTGGCAGGCCTCCCATCATGCACAGTCCAACCCTTATACATATGGTCCGGACTGCAGCAGCATGTCTCGTCCATCATCCTCAAAGGGCACGTGTCATTCCGCTGATCATCGACCTCCACTGGCTACACATCGCCACCCAAATCTAATTCAAGTCATTACAGCGTCTCTTGTGCACAGCGTCTTCTGTGTCTGCAGCCGTCTACAGGGACTCAATCACACTGGCTAATGCTTCTTCTCGGCCACTGCGGTCCACCAGGGAATGTCGTCTGACACGACAATCCCTACACACAAACCAATCTCAGTTCAGGATGTTCCAGTTTGTGGTTGCCTGACGGTGGAACGAACTTACACAAGCTATCAGGGCAGAGCCGTCCCTCTCCATCTTCACACGCCTGCCGGAGACTCATCTCTTCTGAGAGCAGCTCCTCTCCTGACACCTCTGATTCGCACCTACTGTGCACATTCGCTGATCCTCTTTACCTGAGCTCCAACACTTTGTCCTATTGAACAGATTTAGAACTCAGTGTTTACCCCCAGGTCTCCTGCTGTACTGAAGCATGAGTCTAGTTCCTCAGTTAGAAGTCACTTTGGATTAAAGCTCCTGCTAAATGTAGATAAACTGTGTAAACAACAACCACGATTCCCTGCAGGACAAAAACTCTAAACTTGCTGTAGTTAGCTTGTActaaaaagaggagagaatggaTAAAGTGGCTTACATTTACTGCGTATTAGATCATTAAAATTAGATAATGcacagctgtggctcagaaggtagagcgggtcgtccattAATCAGAGGGTAGAGGatttgatcccagtctccctcATTCTGCTCGCCAAAGTGCCCTTCGGCAAGATACTGGACCCCAAATTCCAAATGACGGCTGTGCcagaagtgtgtgagtgatgtgtgctgcacatagatgcactttatgaatttgtgtgagaatgtgtcAATGGCAAAACTGTTAatagctttgagtggtcatcaaagCGCTTTATACATACAGACGATTTACAGAATGGTGGCATTAAGATATGAACACTTGTCGGTTTGTAAACATGACTTTCAACACATCCTCAAGCCTGGACATGTAGTTGACAGGAAACTGATGCAGAGGCTGAGAATGAGAATTCCTCCCGAGAGTAAAATATGACGGCCTGTCTGTTATGTTCACTTATAATTGCAGACGTTTTGAAAACAGGATTTGCAGGAGCAGTCATCCAAAGatgacatttcatttgtttcctgCGTTGTGTCTCATACATATACTTCTGTGCATCTGCATCTTCAGCCTAACTGTGCACTTGTACAAGCCTAAGAATTACCATGGATGAGCAGGATGGATGGAAATGGGCTAGCTCCAAGACTGGATTATAAAATCCTGACTCCTGGCTTCTCGGCAGTCGTAgaaaatggagggagggatTGGAGAGAGTAAATGTGAGCACTCACCTCAGCAGAGGAGTATCCCGACGATGAGTATCTAGACATGTCAAAATCATCATCGctgcaaaggaaaaacacaagttggtcgattgtgtttgtgtttatgtgcctCCTTAACAAAACCCATGGAGACAAggagcagtgtgtgttgtgtgggggttcacctgtctgtgtctagGGCCACCAGGGGCTTCTCGTCTGGGCTCTGGTCTAAAGAGGAATAGCCTTTATTGGGCACTACCAACCTTTGtggggggggacagagagaaagagaaggagggaaggataGAGGAGAatcagagtggggggggggggggtgagaggagcagagattaGGTGTAAGAGGGGAAGAGGCGAATGAGGGAACATCACAACGAGGTGAGTAAAGAATCGACAGAGATGTTGAGAGAAAAgcgagcagagcctgagacaaCTTCAAACCTGAAGTGAAGCGTGAAAGAGTCTTTGGACAAATCCTTGAATCAATAAAAGACAAGTAATGGACAGGAGAACAAAATACATTCATTCAAGCCCGTTAAAAATGTAGATCCCCAAATGGGTCATTTTGAACGACCATCACAGGGCTGATGTGGTGAACAGTGTCGCCGCACAGCCAGAGGGTCTTTCTGTTTGGTGTTCtcatgtttccctgtgtctggtgggttttctccagatactccgacttcctcccacagtccaaagacacgCAGATGGGCTCAGGTTAAGTGAAGACACTAAAGTCCTTCATATGTGGCAGGGAAAAGTGTAGGTTAATGTcagagtgaatggttgtttgtctgtgtatgcTGGCTCTGCGATATGCTGCCAACTTGTCCAGGGTTTGcgccgcctctcgcccaatctCAGACCGTCACAAAGCTGAAATCCATTTTGATTACTGATCTCTATCTCTCAGACAGACGCAGTCTTTCGACTCGTCTCATTTTCACCATTAACCGAGGAGCAGAGCGATCGTCTCTTACCGTGTTCTGGCCATGACGTTGTTCTTCTTGGGCTGCTGGTTCACTGGACTTCCTACAGTGTTGGCGTTCTTCAACGAACCCTTCCTGGCcagctctctctgtttctctgcacaacacacacacacacacacacacacacacacacacacacagacacaaacacacacacacacacacacacacacacacacacacacaaaggaacacacacatcagatcaactttaCATGACACATGAATAAGGTTGAAATATTGTTCTGGCTGCTGCAATTTTACTCGTaaaaaaattcataaaaaacttAGGGAGCTTAATTATCTGAATTATGGCTTGTGAGGGACATATAATGCAAGTCATATTTTCTCAACTTACTGCTGCAGGTTATTCTGTCACGCTGTAAACGCCGTTGAAGTCTTCTAAGGTTGTAACATTTACGAGAGGAGACGTCAGTGTAATTTAAAGAGACACTAATCAGGAGGTGTGAGGATCAGAGAACAGAACTGGGTTTGTTTCTACTTCAAATCAATTTTACTTTGAGGACATGACATCAGGGACGAtcagtttctgtttgttctAAACAGCGGGCTGCGTCTGAGGTGATTCAAACCATGAGAACAACAGAATCCTGTTGTGACATCAAACACTCTCACCTCCCCTCTCTCACTTGTTTGATTCTCATCAGTGATCAGATCACAAGGGCAGACATTAGTGCTATTAGGGGAGTCTGAGCCAGTGGTGAAATATATGAGgtatcttttttttatctcgATAAAATATAATGCTTTAGAAAAAGgaatttgatttacatttgccACCAGTTAATTGCTTTAAACTTTTAACCCAGAGAAGCTTGTTAAAAACCATCAAATGCAAATTCACATCTCAAGGTCACAAAGGCAAAGTGACTCATGTCGTAATAACGCAATTAAAGCAATATGCTCAGAGTCTGTTTTAAAGATAATACATTTTATCACAATGTTTATTTGTCGTAAAAAGACGATGAAAAACCAGtaagataaaacaataaaacaatatgagtTACCACTGTGGTCATCATTATGGTTTCACTTTCtatatgaaatatgaataaaCCATAATTGCACAGTGGCTGACGTACTGCACATTTCTGTCACTGAAAACTTTACTCAGTTTGAATATTGTTGCTTCTTAAAGGCTTTGTCGAAGTAAGTTTGACATCAGCAGTAAAAGAAAACTAAGAAGCTCTGCTGAGAGACTCTGGACTCTGTCCAAGGTGCTGAAATGAAGCTTGAAGGACAACAGCTTTTCAAAAACCAGACAGACAGGTTTCCAAATATAAAACAGGCCTGAGTGACTCATACTTTTCCTATAACACAAACACTAACAAGGATCAGAGCGGAAAGCATTGGTATTTCAGTGGGTTGGTTGTTAACAAACAGTTATTAATGTTAACTTTGATAATTGGGTCGTTGTTTTACCCAAACATTAGCTTGCTCCAGCTGAAATGGGAGGATTCATTACATTTTCAGTATTTTGTTGTATGGGACTGAGCATTTGAAGGCAAAAATAAATTGATGatgaaataatacaattaatgatgtaatttacaattattaagCCTCAACACACATCCTCAATTAGCAGTGTGATAGACAGGTTTTAGAAAAGTTGCTCCCCTTAAGTATCACGTCTGCACTTATTATAATACATGGATTTCACATTGAAATGCTTCCTGCCTCCCACGTGCAGACCCCTGGCCAACAAATACTGCAGCATCTCACCTATTTTCATCTGCAGGGGTGAGGGCTTGTAGTTTATGGTGACGGGCTCCCCCTCTCTGGGGTCCGAGTCCGCCTCTGACACCGTGGACGAGGCTGGGTCCTAGAGAGAGGAGCGGGAAGACggcacggagagagagagagagatgagcacAAAATGTGCATCGCTGAATTGAATGAATaattaatgtgtattttgtaaTGCACAATAgactctccctcccctcccagACAATGTGAATAAACAGTTCATAAATACGTAAGACATGTGAGGGAGAGTCGCTCTCTGTCGACGGTAGAACACATTTTGTGGGGGGAACCAATGATACAcctctgtcagacattttcttttgttttaaaactataAACATTGATCATCCTCTCTGTTTATGTTAGACACTGTTtatgaatgttgtaaatattgttgttgtgttgatgtgctctgtgaCACGTGGCACTGTGCATTCTGGGAGAGGATTCCCTCTCTTGTGACTCTATCTCAGGTTTTCACATATGTACATTCGATTTATTTTCCCCAGTTAAGGTACGTTTTTTGGTTGGAGGATGTCACACCTCATTCAGCCTGATAAGGCAAATTGTGATaagtgaatatgggctataaacatattatttgattgattgattggtttaCTTTTGAGGAGTTAATAACCCAGATATTTTTCAGAGAGCAAGGTTTGGCGGTTTTATGTTGCCTTCCACTGTTGAGGTAGAAACTGAGATGGTGAAATGATTTGAACAAATTTTAAGTGGCTGCTAAACTTGATTTGTTATCCTTTTATCCCAGCTCAGAAGTCACTCGTATAAAATACATGTCCACTGGGCAAAGTTGAGGAGACCAGTGGTCCCACCAGGCGCAGGGGATGATGGGAGGTGTGAGGCGACAGCAGGTCAGACTGTTGTGGGTTCAGTCTGGTTACAGCTGCGGGCAGCAGAGGCCGCCCCGCAGGCTGCAGTCAccagggcccccccccccccccccccacaggccaTCTCACTCACACTGATTCATctcatacacaacacacacggtGGTTCGGTGTTAAATACGAGCACGTCAGAGATCGGGAGCCGCTCAGTGATCGTGATAAGGCCGCGGAAGTTGCTGCATGGATGCTGAGGATGtggatgttttcagacatgacggATGCTGCTCACTACGCAGCTCACCGGATGC from Limanda limanda chromosome 5, fLimLim1.1, whole genome shotgun sequence includes:
- the fam219ab gene encoding protein FAM219A isoform X2, with protein sequence MMEEIDRFQDPASSTVSEADSDPREGEPVTINYKPSPLQMKIEKQRELARKGSLKNANTVGSPVNQQPKKNNVMARTRLVVPNKGYSSLDQSPDEKPLVALDTDSDDDFDMSRYSSSGYSSAEQINQDLNIQLLKDGYRLDEIPDDEDLDLILPKSVNPTCMCCQATSSTTCQIQ
- the fam219ab gene encoding protein FAM219A isoform X3 gives rise to the protein MMEEIDRFQDPASSTVSEADSDPREGEPRELARKGSLKNANTVGSPVNQQPKKNNVMARTRLVVPNKGYSSLDQSPDEKPLVALDTDSDDDFDMSRYSSSGYSSAEQINQDLNIQLLKDGYRLDEIPDDEDLDLILPKSVNPTCMCCQATSSTTCQIQ
- the fam219ab gene encoding protein FAM219A isoform X1 — encoded protein: MMEEIDRFQVPSAVQEAEMQAEMQPLDPASSTVSEADSDPREGEPRELARKGSLKNANTVGSPVNQQPKKNNVMARTRLVVPNKGYSSLDQSPDEKPLVALDTDSDDDFDMSRYSSSGYSSAEQINQDLNIQLLKDGYRLDEIPDDEDLDLILPKSVNPTCMCCQATSSTTCQIQ